One genomic region from Bubalus kerabau isolate K-KA32 ecotype Philippines breed swamp buffalo chromosome 7, PCC_UOA_SB_1v2, whole genome shotgun sequence encodes:
- the TMEM271 gene encoding transmembrane protein 271 codes for MKWSVRGACAALSSCLLLACALSAAAVGLKCFSLGSELRGEPFRLGAAAGAFYSGLLLAAGLSLLGAALLCCGPRDAPLAGPGPGPGLGVAAGSAGAAEAAPGDPGGAAGPSGPVSSQNLLLLGVLVFMLGVLSAFAGAVIDGDTVSLVERKYSHYCLPPRAPAAAPGPAPGPAAAGPGPAPGAPRTRGTLDSATSAKCRQLKDYQRGLVLSTVFNSLECLLGLLSLLLVKNYKSSQARRGRRGRRKGGRALARPRGGPGLRAQPPASRSRRGRRGRRGRRLQPRPSEASILSPEESDFAAPGDCEGFATHHAVSYINVGVFHAFDEAGVEVCCGGHPSVELPGYAPSDPDLNASYPYCCRPPCEAARPWEPGRAC; via the coding sequence ATGAAGTGGAGCGTCCGCGGGGCCTGCGCCGcgctctcctcctgcctcctgctcGCCTGCGCGCTCAGCGCCGCCGCCGTCGGCCTCAAGTGCTTCTCGCTGGGCTCGGAGCTGCGCGGGGAGCCGTTCCGGCTGGGGGCGGCCGCCGGCGCCTTCTATTCGGGGCTGCTGCTGGCCGCCGGCCTCTCGCTGCTCGGCGCCGCCCTGCTCTGCTGCGGGCCCCGGGACGCGCCCCTCGCGGGGCCGGGCCCGGGCCCGGGGCTAGGGGTCGCCGCCGGCTCCGCGGGGGCTGCGGAGGCCGCGCCGGGCGACCCGGGGGGCGCCGCCGGGCCCTCGGGGCCGGTGAGCAGCCAGAACCTGCTCCTGCTCGGCGTCCTCGTCTTCATGCTCGGGGTCCTCAGCGCCTTCGCGGGCGCCGTGATCGACGGCGACACCGTGTCCCTGGTGGAGCGCAAGTATTCCCACTACTGCCTGCCGCCGCGCGCGCCGGCCGCGgcccccggcccggccccggGCCCTGCAGCCGCCGGCCCCGGCCCGGCACCCGGCGCGCCGCGCACCCGCGGCACCCTGGACAGCGCCACCTCCGCCAAGTGTCGCCAGCTGAAGGACTACCAGCGCGGCCTGGTGCTCTCCACCGTCTTCAACTCGCTCGAGTGCCTCCTGGGCCTGCTCAGTCTCCTGCTGGTCAAGAACTACAAGTCGTCGCAGGCCCGGCGAGGCCGGCGCGGCCGGCGGAAGGGAGGACGGGCCCTGGCGCGGCCCCGCGGCGGCCCGGGGCTCCGCGCGCAGCCGCCCGCCTCCCGGTCGCGGCGGGGCCGGCGGGGCCGGCGGGGGCGGAGGCTGCAGCCGCGGCCCAGCGAGGCTTCCATCCTGTCTCCGGAGGAGTCGGACTTCGCCGCCCCGGGGGACTGCGAGGGCTTCGCGACGCACCACGCGGTCTCCTACATCAACGTGGGCGTCTTCCACGCGTTTGACGAGGCGGGCGTGGAGGTGTGCTGCGGGGGGCACCCGTCTGTGGAGCTGCCGGGGTACGCGCCCTCGGACCCCGACCTCAACGCCTCCTACCCCTACTGCTGCCGCCCGCCCTGCGAGGCGGCGCGCCCCTGGGAGCCGGGCCGGGCCTGCTGA